Part of the Desulfohalovibrio reitneri genome is shown below.
GTCCAGCCGGTGAAGCGGTTCTCAAGGTTCCAGGTGCTTTGTCCGTGACGCAGAAGGACCAGGGTGTACATGGCGCGCCTCATTGTTTTTGGGGATGTTCCATTGAAGATGTCAGCAAAAAGGAGCGGTGCGGTCAATGGGGTATTGGTGTGGAAAAGCGCCGTTTCAGCCCAGCTATTGTGAATTCCTGGTCAAATGTTTACGTTCACGGTGTTTTTGTGACATGATTTTTCATTGTCTGCGGCAACCTGACAGGTAGCCGGACCCGGGGCGCAGCGCGCCCACTTGCTTTTCGAGTATCACATGGACAAGCGCTCCCGAATCGTCGCCATATTGGCCGCGCTCCTCTTTCTGGCAGCCCTGGCCGGCTACCTGACCCCCCGGGCGGAGCCGGAGGTGCCGCGCAAGGTGCTTTTGCGTAACAACGCCGGGGCGGTGGTTTTCAACCACGCCGCCCACGAAGGCTACGACATCGACTGCCAGACCTGCCACCACGCCACCAAGGCCCCGGACAAGGAAGTGCCCTGCACCCGCTGCCATCCGGCGGAATTCGACGACGAGTTCCGCCGCAACCACATCGACTGGTTCGAGGGCAAGGCCACCTGCGCCACCTGCCACCACCTGGAGTGGGACAAACCCATCTTCGACCACATCCTGCACGAAGAGGTGGCCGACTGCGCCGCCTGTCACCACATGGACGAGGTCAATCCCCGGCCCGCGGACTGCCGGGAGTGCCACGGCGGGGAGGCGTCGGGGCCGATGCCTTCCCTGCGTGACGCGGTCCACCCCAAGTGCCGCTCCTGCCACGCGGACATGTTCGAGGAACAGTTGGCCGGCTGCTCCAACTGCCACTCCCACAAGGACATGCTCAAGCAGGACATGCGGAACCCGGCCGATTGCTCCGACTGCCACGACAAACCAAACGAGAAACTGGTGCCCACGGAGAAGGAGGCCTTCCATGGCCAGTGCATGGGCTGCCACGAGAAACAGGGCAAGGGGCCGTGGCGCGCCGACGAGGAGGTGCGCGAGTGCGGCCAGTGCCATCTGTCGGAGAAATAAACCGTGGCGCGTGATGAACTGCGACTTCTGGGCGATGTTGCCCCCCTGCGCGAGCCGCCCGCGGCCGACGTGTTCCGCCTTGGCCTCGCCTACCAGGGGCTGGCCGTGGGCGAAGGCGAGACCGTGGGCGCGGGACAGCGCATCGCCAAGCACCAGGACGATCTCGGCGGCGACCTCCACGCCCCGGTGAGC
Proteins encoded:
- a CDS encoding cytochrome c3 family protein, translated to MDKRSRIVAILAALLFLAALAGYLTPRAEPEVPRKVLLRNNAGAVVFNHAAHEGYDIDCQTCHHATKAPDKEVPCTRCHPAEFDDEFRRNHIDWFEGKATCATCHHLEWDKPIFDHILHEEVADCAACHHMDEVNPRPADCRECHGGEASGPMPSLRDAVHPKCRSCHADMFEEQLAGCSNCHSHKDMLKQDMRNPADCSDCHDKPNEKLVPTEKEAFHGQCMGCHEKQGKGPWRADEEVRECGQCHLSEK